A portion of the Bacteroides faecium genome contains these proteins:
- a CDS encoding porin family protein: MKKYILTGLAMFFFGISQINAQSSNEHKGLLWSSLHGLDYQFKAGVNIGGTAPLPLPKEIRSLDNYSPGLAITLEANITKWIDVQKKWGVSLGLRLDNKNMTTEATVKNYGMEIFNETGGKVEGLWTGGVKTKVKMSLLTVPVLANYKISDRWKIVAGPYFSYMIEKDFSGHVYEGHLRSPDATGDRVNFTGDNIATYDFSEDLRKFQWGLQVGGEWKAYKHLNIHADLTWGLNDIFKKDFTTISFAMYPIYLNIGFGYSF, from the coding sequence ATGAAAAAATATATATTGACTGGTTTAGCTATGTTTTTTTTCGGCATTAGCCAAATCAATGCACAATCATCCAATGAACACAAAGGGCTTTTATGGTCTTCACTTCATGGATTAGATTATCAATTCAAAGCGGGCGTGAACATAGGTGGAACAGCCCCTCTCCCTCTTCCCAAAGAAATCAGAAGCCTTGACAACTACTCTCCCGGACTTGCTATCACCCTGGAAGCTAATATTACCAAATGGATAGACGTGCAAAAAAAGTGGGGAGTCAGCCTGGGGCTCCGTCTCGACAACAAAAATATGACTACTGAAGCCACAGTAAAGAACTATGGCATGGAGATTTTTAATGAAACAGGTGGAAAGGTAGAAGGACTTTGGACAGGTGGTGTTAAGACCAAAGTAAAAATGTCCCTTTTGACTGTACCTGTCCTGGCTAACTACAAAATCAGCGACCGGTGGAAAATTGTTGCAGGCCCTTATTTCTCATATATGATTGAGAAAGACTTTTCAGGCCATGTTTATGAAGGGCACCTGCGCTCACCGGATGCTACCGGCGACCGGGTGAATTTCACCGGGGATAATATTGCAACTTATGACTTCTCCGAAGATTTGCGCAAATTCCAATGGGGACTGCAAGTAGGTGGAGAATGGAAAGCTTATAAACACTTAAATATACATGCTGACTTGACATGGGGGCTGAACGACATCTTCAAGAAAGATTTCACCACCATTTCATTTGCCATGTATCCTATTTACTTAAATATAGGATTTGGTTATTCATTCTAA